One segment of Urocitellus parryii isolate mUroPar1 chromosome 5, mUroPar1.hap1, whole genome shotgun sequence DNA contains the following:
- the Arf3 gene encoding ADP-ribosylation factor 3, producing MGNIFGNLLKSLIGKKEMRILMVGLDAAGKTTILYKLKLGEIVTTIPTIGFNVETVEYKNISFTVWDVGGQDKIRPLWRHYFQNTQGLIFVVDSNDRERVNEAREELMRMLAEDELRDAVLLVFANKQDLPNAMNAAEITDKLGLHSLRHRNWYIQATCATSGDGLYEGLDWLANQLKNKK from the exons ATGGGCAATATCTTTGGAAACCTTCTGAAGAGCCTGATTGGGAAGAAGGAGATGCGCATCCTGATGGTGGGCCTGGATGCTGCAGGGAAGACTACTATACTGTACAAGCTAAAACTGGGGGAGATTGTCACCACCATTCCTACCATTG GGTTCAATGTGGAAACAGTAGAGTATAAGAACATCAGCTTCACAGTGTGGGATGTAGGTGGCCAGGACAAGATTCGGCCTCTCTGGAGACACTACTTCCAGAACACTCAAG GCTTGATATTCGTGGTTGACAGTAATGATCGGGAGCGAGTGAATGAGGCCCGGGAAGAGTTGATGAGGATGCTGGCAGAGGATGAACTCCGAGATGCTGTGCTCCTTGTCTTTGCGAATAAACAG GATCTACCGAATGCTATGAATGCTGCTGAGATCACAGACAAGCTGGGCCTACATTCCCTGCGCCATCGCAACTGGTACATTCAGGCTACCTGTGCTACCAGCGGGGACGGGCTGTATGAAGGCCTGGACTGGCTGGCCAATCAGCTCAAAAACAAGAAGTGA